One window of Leopardus geoffroyi isolate Oge1 chromosome B3, O.geoffroyi_Oge1_pat1.0, whole genome shotgun sequence genomic DNA carries:
- the SERPINA1 gene encoding alpha-1-antitrypsin, with product MPSSITWGLLLLAGLCCLVPCSLAEGLQGDAVQETVASQHDHEHHEGPACHKIALNLADFTFSMYHQVARESNHTNIFFSPVSIATAFAMLSLGSKGDTRTQILEGLGFNLTERAEGEVHEGFQQLLRTLNRPDSQLQLTTGSGLFINESVKLLNKFLQDVKNLYHSEAFSINFGDNQEAKKRINDYVEKGTQGKIVDLVQDLDKDTVFALVNYIFFKGKWEKPFEPKHTTEEDFHVDEDTTVRVPMMSRLGMFDVHYCDTLSSWSLLMDYVGNATAFFILPDQGKMQQLEEMLNRDILAKALEKRHSRSANVHLPKLSISGTYDLQTVLRKMGITKVFSNEADLSGITEQGPLKLSKALHKAVLTIDEKGTEAAGATFLEAIPMSMPPTIQFNRPFVIILYDRNTKNILFMGKVVNPTHTIPGFLGSAPSPDDRH from the exons ATGCCATCCTCCATCACGTGGGGCCTCCTCCTGCTGGCGGGTCTGTGCTGCCTGGTCCCCTGCTCCCTGGCTGAGGGTCTCCAGGGAGACGCTGTCCAGGAGACAGTTGCATCCCAACACGACCATGAGCACCACGAGGGGCCGGCCTGCCACAAGATCGCCCTGAACCTGGCTGACTTCACCTTCAGCATGTACCACCAGGTGGCCCGTGAGTCCAACCACACCAACATCTTCTTCTCCCCCGTGAGCATCGCTACGGCCTTTGCGATGCTGTCTCTGGGGAGCAAGGGTGACACTCGCACCCAGATCCTGGAGGGCCTCGGTTTCAACCTCACCGAGAGAGCAGAGGGTGAAGTCCACGAGGGCTTCCAGCAGCTTCTCCGCACCCTCAACCGGCCAGACAGCCAGCTGCAGCTGACCACCGGCAGTGGCCTCTTCATCAACGAGAGCGTGAAGCTTCTGAACAAGTTTCTGCAGGACGTCAAGAACCTGTACCACTCAGAAGCCTTCTCCATCAACTTCGGAGACAACCAAGAGGCCAAGAAACGGATCAACGACTACGTAGAGAAGGGAACCCAAGGAAAAATTGTGGATTTGGTCCAAGATCTTGACAAAGACACAGTTTTTGCTCTGgtgaattacattttctttaaag gcaAATGGGAGAAGCCCTTCGAGCCCAAGCATACCACAGAGGAGGACTTCCACGTGGATGAGGACACCACGGTCAGGGTGCCCATGATGAGCCGCCTGGGCATGTTCGACGTCCACTACTGCGACACGCTCTCCAGCTGGTCGTTGCTCATGGACTACGTGGGCAACGCCACCGCCTTCTTCATCCTGCCCGACCAGGGCAAAATGCAGCAGCTGGAGGAAATGCTGAACAGGGACATCCTGGCCAAGGCCCTGGAAAAGAGACATTCCAg GTCTGCCAATGTACATTTGCCCAAACTGTCCATTTCTGGAACCTACGACCTGCAAACCGTCCTGAGAAAAATGGGCATCACCAAGGTCTTCAGCAACGAGGCGGACCTCTCAGGGATCACTGAGCAAGGTCCCCTGAAGCTGTCCAAG GCGCTGCATAAGGCCGTGCTGACCATCGACGAGAAAGGGACAGAAGCCGCTGGGGCCACATTTTTGGAAGCCATCCCCATGTCGATGCCCCCAACTATCCAGTTCAACAGGCCTTTTGTGATCATCCTCTACGACAGAAACACCAAGAACATCCTCTTCATGGGAAAGGTGGTGAACCCCACCCACACAATACCTGGCTTTCTGGgttcagccccctccccagacgACAGACATTAA